ACTTCGACGAAAATATGGGCAGGTAGCCGGGAAAGACCGTAACGTCTCAAACTCAACTTTAAAAAACAGGAGGACGGCGTTTCCTCATCATGCTTAAGAGTGGGGGGTTCTGCGCCGAATTTGGATGATTAAAAAAACTGTCGGTGTTATTGGTGCCGGAGTCATGGGCAGTGGTGTAGCACAGAATCTTGCACAGAGTGGTTTTACTGTAGTGCTGATTGATGTCAGCGCTGATGCGTTGCGACGAACCGAGGAGGAGATTCGTAAAAATATTCGTTTTTCGGCATTTTATGCTAAGGATAAAACAAAGGTCGAGTCGGTGGATATGGTCCTGCAACGGATTGAATTTACGACTGACTATAGCAAGCTTGCGGCGGCTTATTTTGTTGTTGAAAACACAACCGAAAAATGGGAAGTAAAGCAGGCGGTCTATCCGCTGATCGATCAATATGCGCCAGCAGAAGCGCGAGTCGCCGCAGATACTTCATGTTTTTCGATTACGCGTTTGGCGTCATTAACCAAGCGACCTGATAAAATCATTGGCATGCACTTTATGAATCCGGTGCCGATGAAAACTGCTGTTGAAGTTATTAAAGGTTATCACACCAGTAGC
The window above is part of the Gammaproteobacteria bacterium genome. Proteins encoded here:
- the hbd gene encoding putative 3-hydroxybutyryl-CoA dehydrogenase (Evidence 3 : Putative function from multiple computational evidences): MIKKTVGVIGAGVMGSGVAQNLAQSGFTVVLIDVSADALRRTEEEIRKNIRFSAFYAKDKTKVESVDMVLQRIEFTTDYSKLAAAYFVVENTTEKWEVKQAVYPLIDQYAPAEARVAADTSCFSITRLASLTKRPDKIIGMHFMNPVPMKTAVEVIKGYHTSSETIAISLDFLAAMGKEGIVVNDLPGFVSNRVLMLTVNEAIFVVHDGVATAAQVDEIHRKCFGHKMGPLETADLIGLDTILYSVEVLWESYNDSKYRPCPLLKKMVAAGLLGRKSGEGFYKYPGVNASITLS